A segment of the Vespula pensylvanica isolate Volc-1 chromosome 9, ASM1446617v1, whole genome shotgun sequence genome:
TACAATTCCTGCTCGTTTGTCACTTTCTAAATCACGTGTATTGTTACTATGTAAAATAGCTTCGGTATTCAACGCAAGAGGTATTGCGTAATATATGGTACCTATTTCAACATAACCAGTTTGAGCCATGAATGCAAATAAAACTGAAATAGGACCAAATATTACTAAAATAAGTACATCACCTAgtgcaatatattttaaacctATTCCTCCAGTGTAAAGAAATGATGAAGATAAACCTCCAAAATATACTAAAGCAAGGTGTTCCATTTTTGCAGGAGATATTGTagttaacaaaacaaaacctATACATCCAGCTGCATATAATATTGCTCCTAATGAGACCAATTCATCTTTTGATAGAAGGTGATCAACTAATATTCTATCATCGCTTTTTCGACTATCCACACCCTTTATGTAATCAAAATAAGTATTTACGACATTACCAGCTCCATGTACAGAAACAACTgtatataatgttaaaattaatgatatccAACTAAAATTCGCTACACCTATTAACCGATATGCAAGTGCAGATCCAAGAAGTGTTGGCATTAACGAAGCACTGAGAGACCAAGGTCTAACAGccaaaaaatatgaagatagCTTCATTAATGGTGAGTTTAATGTTAATGATGGTGATGAAAGGCAGCCTATATTGTTTAATGTAGAGCCATCTTCAGATTCCTTTGCAGGAGTTTGAATACCATTGGACATCATGTTTTACATTACACTGTAAATTGAATACAAGTTtgtattttactattttattaaatatttttccaaaaataaaactatGCATCTCATTGATGATcaacgatattttctaatagGTCGTCAATGTGTCGcagaataattaatcttttttgtacaataaaattagtattatattttcttttatttatcattaatataaccTTATAATTTGTtgattaattatgatatatatatttattgtttgtaaatataaatgtaaaatattataatttttttaaataaataacatagcATACACCCATTACGTTgtgttttaaatttaaaaatatattgttactAAAATTGACTTACCGATTGATTCTTCTCTCAGAATGCAAAGTAGGGTTAAGATAATTTCCACGGTTCTTTAACAAATGCTTTATCATTTGAATACATCCTGATTATTGTAGAATTCtctatgattaaaaaaaaaaaagaaaaataatccgTTACTAAGttgtatttaaattatatcgttattgaTACAGTTCAAGACACAATGCTGACGTGTTTTCAACAATTTACACGTGGCGCTCTCTAatagaatttgttttttttaacttaaagatgcttgtttttctattaaaaaatcgtttaaatacatattaacGTCAATCTAATGATCTAAtcgatgaaaacaaaattacttCATTGAAATaagtttttaatatcaaacatATGTGATTGTGTAACAACTACCGTTAACTATATGCAACATTGAATAATATGAATGTATGAACATGTTATTTActagatattttattagttaACAAAGTTACTTCTCTACGATTATTTtgacataaatttttataggaTCTACGAATACATCTACGAacttgaaacagaaaaaaagcaatGTACACGATACATCAACGTAAATTTGTGATCATTAAGAACGTAGTAGGAGAAACTCTCCATGGAGGCGAATTTCCCTTTCTACTAATTCTCTCCGTGTTAGACCCCACAGTGAAATATCATTGTGACAATAACGTTTGTATGTATGAAGACGTGACAAGCAAATAATGGTAGTTCCTCGTTGCTATggttatttgtaaataatgaaatttgaaGATACTCTCTGTATGTTGTGTTCAAATTGTATATGCGCGCACATGCGGAAAAGAGATTCtcaattaattctttattattctatgaTAATTTCATATCCATCtgaattgaatattattcattttttaacagatatgtattttttttttttcattatttataaataatcataattataagaaaaaacaatgcaacatatataattatgattacgATATCGTAACAATACGATATGAAATAATTGGTTTAccacttttttctatctaatcTCACATTATTGGCTTATTGTTTGgctttaacaaatataattggTTATCGCATCTTCATTAGAGATACtgatttttttcgaatgaatcgattcattagaaaatcgaattgaaaaaatcGATCCTGCCAAGATCGATTCATTGTCGAGAATACTTCGcatcgtaatttttaatatctcctTATTACAAACAGAAGAGAATTATGGATCTTAATGCTACAGTACAAACAGTAACAATCGCAattgaaactaaaaaaattaatttatccatAGTTTATACAACGAGTCaagtcaataaaaataaacaaacgcaCGTGATTCGGAACAGGAACGTATTCACAAACTTTAGATACTGCACATTTTTCGAATTGGATATGAGCGTCACAAAAGCTTAAAGCCAACATATCAATtaggaaattaattttttcgcgACAGGGAGGCCAACATCACAATtcataaaaagagatatggatgatttctaaaataaacaattttcgtTTAACACTTATATAGTTAatctaaaatttctttttatttaaatagaaatttaatctATGCGAACTGCATAACAatattcgaatcgatttaGTTTTCATAATCGATTCAAATCGAAATGATGGGAAAATCGATCTTCGAgagatcgatttaaaatcgGCATCCCTAATCTTCATTCGTACAAGTATTACTGATCACatactgatattttttttgcagTAGAGTAAGAGGGAATGATCTTTCATTATAACGGCGAAGAGAGATCATTACCGTACTTATTTCTATCGGAACATGTATACCGTATCTAAAGGGCCTAGTAAGATTGTAGCGAAGACTCGTAgaggtatttatttatattgttatgaATAGTGATCGACTAATAAGTTTTGGAGTTcaagtttaaataattatttaaatgtttatattaattaagtttACGTTTATTTCAGGTATCAGTCAGAATCTCGAGAGATTAGAAACTTTACGTGATCTAACGAGAAAGACAGTCCCTGAAAACGAACACGAAACCACCCGGTAGGTCGTGATTTAACTCTTTTAACCCTACTGATCGACTTTACGCTTCCTCCATACTCAACATTACGCAATTCACGATTTATTTGTCtacaaagtttttttttatttgctaaatagtattaataatttattattgaaaaaatacaaagtttAAACATTGTCAATTATTTGAACTTTAcctttacattctttttacatttgttcttttttctttgaatttttatttgaataagcTCAATATACTCTTCGCTATTGTAGTCATGTGCCAAAGCCAGTCTTTCACATCAATGGGAAGTCAAAGTTCAACACACAGAGGCATCAGATGCAAGAAGTTATAACACCACAACACGAAGAACTTATTAAGTTTGTTTATGAATGTAAGtaggaattttttaatatcaggGAGATTAAAAGTGGGTTAATACATAACTTGAgagtgatattaataaatatcacgagattgaaatgatttatattctaaagaattgatttttttatatttgtctgATGAGAATTAGTTTAACTAGCATTAACCTACTTAAGAACCCTGCTTCACAGATACAaacatttcaaattattttcaagcaACCTTAACATAAGTGGAGAATAGTTAACAGATGCAAatatcaagaagaaaaacaaaatctgataaaataatcagagaagagaaaaatatttgatgacttaatatgtatctatgcaactttaaaaggatatatttataacttctTTTATTAGCATGGAACCAAGTTAACACAAGACAAAGAAGTGAATCCTTGGACGGATCAGATTGCTCAGAACCTTCCAGTAagtattgataaataaaagaccttgtataattctttttttcttttttgagtttacgttatttcattttataatatatgagcAAAATGTATGAATCAtcaaacataataattattagtctTATCCATTCCTATCCGTTCGTTTAATGATAATCAATGCAAAACcgttaatttaacaaaaaaggTCAAACTCAATGGAATAGGTCAAAGTCTAAACTACAtctaaattcaaaaataaaatattttgcttttttaggTCCTAGTtctatagtatattataatgatgGAGAACCAAATGATATTCTTCAAGGTAATATATTtaagtttaataattaatcagttattaatataattaaatgcatGAATGtgcattaataaatataatttattgttttagaTTTTAAACCTTTTGACCTAGAGTCTTGGTGGGGTAAACGGTTATTCAATAACATCACAAATTCACTCTGAAATATCAGAAGATCTAAGAATATTCCATATTGAAGAATTCATTGGATGTAGTATGGCCAATATTAGCCAGTGCAACAAATTAGCAAGAATTACGTTTTAAAGACAATTTAATCATGGGTGGATCTGAACTTTAAACAGTGTTACACAATTGAGACATTAAAATGGACTCAATTTATTAGGTTCtgcataataaaattttgcacTATTACAATTTCATTGGCATTGTATTTTAGCAGGCCTATCGTAACACGATAATGCAATTTTGCACGGAATaacatagaaataatattcaacaAAGTGCTTctaatattagatttttactcaataaaaagaataaataagtgctatacaatatttaaaagcACTTATTCTTAACTA
Coding sequences within it:
- the LOC122631744 gene encoding ubiA prenyltransferase domain-containing protein 1 homolog; the protein is MMSNGIQTPAKESEDGSTLNNIGCLSSPSLTLNSPLMKLSSYFLAVRPWSLSASLMPTLLGSALAYRLIGVANFSWISLILTLYTVVSVHGAGNVVNTYFDYIKGVDSRKSDDRILVDHLLSKDELVSLGAILYAAGCIGFVLLTTISPAKMEHLALVYFGGLSSSFLYTGGIGLKYIALGDVLILVIFGPISVLFAFMAQTGYVEIGTIYYAIPLALNTEAILHSNNTRDLESDKRAGIVTLAILIGYTASHVLYSFLLFTPYITLVVLALRYSVWFLLPTITLPTAFRIEKQFRSPHMIQNVPKQTARLNMFLGILYVLACLLVNPLPYV
- the LOC122631461 gene encoding MAPK regulated corepressor interacting protein 2-like translates to MYTVSKGPSKIVAKTRRGISQNLERLETLRDLTRKTVPENEHETTRHVPKPVFHINGKSKFNTQRHQMQEVITPQHEELIKFVYESWNQVNTRQRSESLDGSDCSEPSSPSSIVYYNDGEPNDILQDFKPFDLESWWGKRLFNNITNSL